In Geotalea uraniireducens, one genomic interval encodes:
- a CDS encoding 6-hydroxymethylpterin diphosphokinase MptE-like protein, translated as MESTENSLGTFLTNDFGDRYLYSVNRNAFNRIGSDALYRSHFGEQLFQEYQLNVIIGTDSGILPTFIAKNGVPIGARYLFVELPEVISVLSGEGMLENLPSEICVVPPESLQEQCRAYNIADYVFLDAVHVHESIAASDANVPDYRTLSWTVNNDIRTIIRATWTSSNASHFILRQLENLTENQVCFSEVLKDAFAGRTAVILAGGPSLKNALPWVKANRDRLVVIAVSRISRILLDEGVVPHIIASVDPQKISFEVSREMLQFPRQSDEVPLFIYSNHASPPLVGQWDGRSVYTGPRFPWRTPLNVDSLAYSGPTVSNYAVSVAVHMGCHTIVLAGVDLCFSADGQTHAAGSNENKVGPDLGQMGLRVETYGEGKADTNQGYAESLTMLGLQATAAAEKGCRLYNCSLNAAKVPGIGYQAVEEIELPTDEFFPAEVIARLAPESTTASRLAHYKKIRKELDRARSKFQQILTLCHEAIECADGLFGRNGRKRDFCHKIRLDKIERKLDRSFTDFSGLVHQFGLKKFRASLKPTMDEMTDEQVETATYEYYEAYLEGTDYVIKVVESVQARIDARIEEQKESPDFVKLVTQWARDEQSGRLFIWQHRNPEGARQLSPTEQELVKGLEAEFTRVMTVERTSQIELLERLHDVKHTRSKALLLYRRGETEELEAMARGLAGHPDQEKALPYHHFVNGLLAEMRDEPAKAVDCYQNLLTEPLHALAEDALLQIANLSIAANDIDNALLAVECLVGISPSYLPPYGELLNVLGRYDEAFNAFNRYLAIAPDDVGNMISLGILCKEAGLVDTARGLFGRVLEKDPMNKAALSLLDDPVAVQS; from the coding sequence ATGGAATCGACAGAAAACAGCCTGGGCACTTTTTTAACCAACGATTTCGGCGATCGTTACCTCTACAGCGTCAACCGTAACGCCTTCAACCGAATCGGCTCCGATGCCCTCTATCGCTCGCATTTCGGCGAGCAGCTCTTTCAGGAGTATCAGCTCAACGTCATCATCGGGACCGATTCCGGCATTCTCCCCACCTTCATCGCCAAAAACGGCGTTCCGATCGGCGCGCGTTACCTATTCGTCGAACTCCCGGAAGTGATCAGCGTACTCTCCGGAGAGGGGATGCTGGAGAATCTGCCCAGTGAAATCTGCGTCGTCCCGCCGGAATCGCTCCAGGAGCAGTGCCGCGCGTACAATATCGCCGACTACGTCTTTCTCGACGCGGTCCACGTCCACGAGTCGATTGCCGCAAGCGACGCCAACGTCCCCGATTACCGGACTCTTTCCTGGACCGTCAACAACGATATCAGAACGATCATTCGCGCCACGTGGACGTCATCCAACGCGTCGCACTTCATCCTCCGCCAGCTGGAAAACCTCACCGAGAACCAGGTCTGCTTCAGCGAGGTGCTCAAAGACGCTTTCGCCGGTCGGACCGCGGTAATCCTGGCCGGGGGCCCGTCATTGAAGAACGCTCTGCCCTGGGTGAAGGCAAACCGCGACCGGCTTGTAGTGATCGCCGTTTCGCGCATCAGCCGTATCCTCCTCGACGAGGGTGTTGTCCCCCACATTATTGCCTCCGTTGACCCGCAGAAGATCAGCTTCGAGGTGAGCCGCGAGATGCTGCAGTTCCCCCGGCAAAGCGACGAGGTGCCCCTTTTTATCTACAGTAACCACGCCTCCCCCCCTCTGGTCGGGCAATGGGATGGAAGAAGCGTGTACACCGGCCCCCGCTTCCCCTGGCGGACGCCGCTCAACGTCGATTCCCTCGCCTATTCCGGCCCCACGGTCAGCAACTATGCCGTCTCCGTAGCGGTCCACATGGGATGCCATACCATCGTGCTTGCCGGGGTCGACCTCTGTTTTTCGGCCGACGGCCAGACCCACGCCGCGGGAAGCAACGAGAACAAAGTCGGGCCCGACCTGGGCCAGATGGGCCTGCGCGTCGAAACGTACGGCGAAGGGAAAGCGGATACCAACCAGGGCTACGCCGAATCGCTCACCATGCTCGGATTGCAGGCCACGGCAGCAGCCGAGAAAGGCTGCCGGCTATACAACTGTTCGCTCAACGCGGCCAAGGTTCCCGGCATCGGCTATCAAGCGGTAGAAGAAATCGAACTGCCCACGGACGAGTTCTTCCCTGCCGAGGTCATTGCCCGCCTGGCCCCCGAATCGACCACCGCCTCGCGGCTCGCCCATTATAAAAAGATCCGGAAAGAACTCGACCGGGCGCGGTCGAAATTCCAGCAGATCCTCACCCTCTGCCACGAGGCGATCGAATGCGCCGACGGACTTTTCGGCAGGAACGGCAGAAAGCGCGACTTCTGCCACAAGATCAGGTTGGACAAGATCGAGCGGAAGCTCGACCGAAGCTTCACGGACTTCTCCGGGCTCGTGCATCAGTTCGGCCTCAAGAAATTCCGCGCGAGCCTCAAACCGACGATGGACGAGATGACCGACGAGCAGGTTGAGACCGCGACCTATGAGTACTACGAGGCGTACCTCGAGGGAACCGATTACGTGATCAAGGTGGTGGAGAGCGTCCAGGCACGGATCGACGCCCGGATCGAGGAGCAGAAGGAGTCCCCGGATTTTGTCAAACTCGTGACCCAATGGGCAAGGGACGAGCAGTCCGGTCGCCTCTTTATCTGGCAGCACCGCAATCCGGAGGGGGCTCGCCAGCTCTCCCCCACGGAGCAGGAACTGGTCAAGGGGCTGGAAGCGGAGTTCACGCGCGTGATGACCGTGGAGCGGACCTCCCAGATCGAGCTCCTCGAAAGACTCCACGACGTCAAGCACACCCGGAGCAAAGCACTCCTTCTCTACCGGCGGGGAGAAACCGAGGAGTTGGAGGCAATGGCGCGCGGACTGGCCGGGCACCCCGACCAGGAAAAGGCCCTTCCCTATCACCACTTCGTCAATGGGCTCCTTGCCGAGATGCGGGATGAGCCGGCCAAAGCCGTAGACTGCTACCAGAACCTCCTCACCGAACCGCTTCACGCCCTCGCCGAGGATGCGCTGTTGCAGATTGCCAACCTCTCCATCGCGGCTAACGATATCGACAACGCCCTTCTCGCCGTCGAATGCCTGGTCGGGATATCCCCATCCTACCTCCCGCCGTACGGCGAGCTGCTGAACGTGCTAGGTCGCTACGACGAAGCGTTCAATGCCTTCAATCGCTACTTGGCCATTGCTCCCGACGATGTCGGGAACATGATCTCGCTCGGCATCTTGTGTAAGGAGGCAGGGCTTGTCGATACGGCACGCGGGCTTTTCGGCAGAGTTCTGGAAAAGGATCCCATGAATAAGGCCGCGCTGTCATTGCTCGATGACCCTGTTGCAGTCCAAAGTTAG
- the pseH gene encoding UDP-4-amino-4,6-dideoxy-N-acetyl-beta-L-altrosamine N-acetyltransferase — protein MLERNRCTLRPVTEDDLARLLEWRNSERIRLNMYSDHLISWEEHRAWFARLQESDTARTLLFAVDGRPLGVVNAVRIDRRNGTCYWGFYLGETDAPRGSGTAMGYLGLDYIFSELGLRKVIGEAFAFNEASIAFHRRLGFVQEGCFVRQVLKDGEYHDIISFSLFNDQWEAHKRHFTPFAPEEGTP, from the coding sequence ATGCTGGAACGTAACCGCTGCACCCTGCGGCCCGTTACCGAAGATGATCTGGCGAGACTCCTCGAATGGCGCAACTCCGAACGGATTCGCCTCAACATGTACAGCGACCACCTGATCAGCTGGGAGGAGCATCGGGCTTGGTTTGCCCGGTTGCAGGAATCCGACACGGCCCGGACCCTGCTCTTCGCCGTCGACGGCCGGCCGCTCGGGGTTGTCAACGCTGTCCGAATCGACCGGCGCAACGGCACCTGCTACTGGGGATTCTACCTCGGCGAAACCGATGCCCCCCGCGGCAGCGGCACCGCCATGGGCTACCTCGGCCTCGACTACATCTTCAGCGAACTCGGCCTGCGCAAGGTGATCGGCGAAGCGTTCGCCTTCAACGAGGCGAGCATCGCCTTCCACCGCCGGCTCGGCTTCGTCCAGGAGGGATGTTTCGTTCGCCAGGTGCTGAAAGACGGCGAGTATCACGACATCATCTCCTTCTCCCTGTTCAACGACCAGTGGGAAGCGCACAAACGACACTTCACCCCCTTCGCCCCGGAAGAAGGTACCCCATGA
- the pseF gene encoding pseudaminic acid cytidylyltransferase: MNVAIIPARGGSKRIPRKNIKPFAGKPMIAYSIEAALESGLFERVIVSTDDREIADVARGHGAEVPFIRPAELADDFAGTDAVLLHGLQWLEEHARRPDYCCCIYATAPFVRSEYLRQGFELLCHHQATSAFSVATFPACIFRALKLNDLGRLEMIWPENREKRSQDLGEAYHDAGQFYWVDTGKYLAERRLFSADAVPVQIPRHLVQDIDTPEDWETAERMYRALCG; the protein is encoded by the coding sequence ATGAACGTGGCGATTATCCCGGCCCGGGGGGGGAGCAAGCGGATCCCGCGCAAGAACATCAAGCCGTTCGCCGGCAAGCCGATGATCGCCTATTCCATCGAGGCGGCCCTCGAATCCGGTCTGTTCGAGCGGGTCATCGTCTCAACCGACGACCGGGAGATTGCCGACGTGGCCCGCGGTCACGGCGCCGAAGTGCCGTTTATCCGCCCCGCCGAGCTAGCCGACGACTTCGCCGGCACCGACGCCGTCCTGCTTCACGGGCTGCAGTGGTTGGAGGAGCATGCTCGCCGGCCCGATTACTGCTGCTGCATCTATGCCACCGCCCCCTTCGTCCGGAGCGAATATCTCCGCCAGGGGTTCGAACTGCTCTGCCACCACCAAGCCACCTCGGCATTCTCCGTCGCCACCTTTCCCGCGTGCATCTTCCGGGCGCTCAAGCTCAACGACCTTGGCCGGCTGGAGATGATCTGGCCCGAAAACCGGGAGAAGCGCTCCCAGGACCTCGGCGAAGCGTACCACGACGCCGGCCAGTTCTACTGGGTCGACACCGGCAAGTACCTGGCGGAGCGCCGGCTGTTCTCCGCCGATGCCGTGCCGGTACAAATCCCGCGCCACCTGGTCCAGGACATCGATACCCCCGAGGACTGGGAAACCGCCGAACGGATGTACCGGGCCCTCTGCGGCTAA
- the pseG gene encoding UDP-2,4-diacetamido-2,4,6-trideoxy-beta-L-altropyranose hydrolase, which yields MSSNGRPSVVIRCDASLRIGSGHVMRCLTLANQLARQGATISFLCRELSGQLGEVIAQHGYRAIMLPPPEATPGSAGAPESWLGVPPGRDAGETAAHLRELRPDWLIVDHYGLDEDWETQLRPLVGRIMVIDDLADRRHDCDLLLDQNYYRDGANRYAGLVPAQCRLFLGPRFALLREEFYTARQALAERDGTIRRLFIFFGGADDTGETAKALAALADRTAGEIRADVVVGAANRQRQEIEERCARLPGVTYHCQTPDIARLMAAADFAFGAGGTATWERCFLGLPAAATILARNQLAVVEAVAAYGALHNLGWHNEVTGDRLATELAWAVRNPAAVREMGRRALALMGDAARRDNPLVAALCK from the coding sequence ATGAGCAGTAACGGCAGGCCATCGGTCGTCATACGCTGCGACGCCTCGCTCAGGATCGGCAGCGGTCATGTCATGCGCTGTCTGACCCTGGCCAACCAGTTGGCCCGGCAGGGAGCAACGATCTCTTTCCTCTGCCGGGAGCTGTCGGGGCAACTCGGCGAAGTGATCGCCCAGCACGGCTATCGGGCGATCATGCTCCCGCCGCCGGAGGCAACGCCGGGCTCCGCCGGGGCACCGGAATCCTGGCTCGGCGTCCCCCCTGGTCGCGACGCCGGGGAAACGGCGGCACATCTGCGGGAGCTCCGTCCCGACTGGCTGATCGTCGATCACTACGGGCTCGACGAGGACTGGGAAACACAGCTCCGGCCCCTGGTCGGACGGATCATGGTCATCGACGACCTGGCCGACCGGCGCCACGACTGCGACCTCCTCCTGGACCAGAATTACTACCGCGACGGCGCCAACCGCTACGCCGGGCTGGTTCCCGCACAGTGTCGGCTGTTCCTCGGTCCCCGCTTCGCCCTGCTCCGCGAGGAATTTTATACTGCCCGCCAAGCGCTGGCCGAACGGGACGGCACCATCCGGCGGCTGTTCATCTTTTTCGGCGGTGCCGACGATACCGGTGAAACCGCCAAGGCGCTCGCCGCCCTGGCCGACCGCACAGCAGGGGAAATCCGGGCCGACGTCGTCGTTGGCGCGGCCAACCGGCAACGGCAGGAGATCGAAGAGCGCTGCGCCCGCCTGCCGGGAGTCACCTACCATTGCCAGACTCCCGACATCGCCCGGCTGATGGCCGCAGCCGACTTCGCCTTCGGCGCCGGCGGCACAGCCACCTGGGAACGTTGCTTCCTCGGCCTGCCCGCCGCCGCCACCATCCTCGCCCGGAATCAGCTGGCGGTAGTCGAGGCGGTGGCCGCATACGGCGCCCTCCACAACCTGGGCTGGCATAACGAGGTAACCGGCGACCGACTGGCGACGGAGCTGGCCTGGGCCGTCCGCAATCCTGCCGCGGTCCGCGAGATGGGCCGCCGGGCCCTGGCGCTGATGGGCGACGCCGCCCGGCGGGACAACCCGCTGGTAGCGGCCCTCTGCAAGTAA
- the pseI gene encoding pseudaminic acid synthase, giving the protein MKQQTVIGNRIIGADQPPFVIAEMSGNHNQSLDRALAIVDAAAAAGAHALKLQTYTADTMTIDLDEGAFHIGDPNSLWQGTSLYKLYQEAHTPWEWHAPIFARCRERGLICFSTPFDETAVEFLETLDVPCYKIASFENTDLPLIRKVAATGKPMIISTGMATVAELDETVRVAREAGCPGLILLKCTSTYPATPANTNIRTIPHLRELFVCEAGLSDHTMGTGVAVAAVALGATVIEKHFTLCRADGGVDSAFSLEPEELQSLVVETERAWQALGGISYGPTEGEKPSLKFRRSLYIVRDIRQGETLTAENLRAIRPGLGLAPKYLDFFLGRKVAQDVKKGTPLDWSLLFTE; this is encoded by the coding sequence ATGAAGCAACAAACCGTCATCGGCAACCGGATCATCGGCGCCGACCAGCCACCATTCGTCATCGCCGAGATGTCAGGCAACCACAACCAGTCCCTCGACCGGGCCCTGGCGATTGTCGATGCGGCCGCCGCGGCAGGTGCCCATGCGCTGAAACTGCAGACCTACACCGCCGACACCATGACCATCGACCTTGACGAAGGGGCATTCCACATCGGCGATCCGAACAGCCTCTGGCAGGGGACCTCGCTCTACAAACTCTACCAGGAAGCCCACACCCCCTGGGAATGGCACGCGCCGATCTTCGCCCGCTGCCGGGAGCGGGGACTCATCTGCTTCAGTACCCCCTTCGACGAAACGGCAGTCGAGTTCCTCGAAACGCTCGATGTGCCGTGCTACAAGATCGCCTCCTTCGAGAACACCGATCTGCCGCTGATCCGCAAGGTGGCGGCCACCGGCAAGCCGATGATCATCTCGACCGGCATGGCGACGGTGGCCGAACTGGACGAAACGGTCCGCGTCGCCCGGGAAGCCGGCTGCCCGGGGCTTATTCTGCTCAAGTGCACCAGCACCTACCCGGCAACGCCGGCCAACACCAATATTCGTACCATCCCCCACCTGCGCGAGCTGTTCGTCTGCGAAGCCGGGCTCTCCGACCACACCATGGGAACGGGAGTGGCGGTCGCCGCCGTCGCCCTGGGGGCCACGGTAATCGAGAAGCACTTCACCCTCTGCCGGGCCGACGGGGGGGTGGATTCGGCATTCTCGCTGGAGCCGGAAGAGCTGCAGTCGCTGGTGGTAGAGACGGAGCGGGCCTGGCAGGCGCTGGGGGGGATCAGCTACGGACCGACCGAGGGGGAGAAACCGTCACTCAAGTTCCGTCGCTCCCTCTATATCGTCAGAGACATTCGCCAAGGGGAGACGCTGACGGCAGAGAATCTGCGGGCGATCCGCCCCGGCCTGGGATTGGCACCGAAATATCTGGATTTTTTCCTCGGCAGAAAAGTAGCGCAGGATGTCAAAAAAGGGACTCCCCTCGACTGGAGCCTGCTTTTCACCGAATAG